The Prosthecomicrobium sp. N25 nucleotide sequence GGATGAGCGCGGACTACGGGGTGCCGGACGACGTCGAGTCGGCGGCGACCATCCGCCGGGCCCTCGACCTCGGCGTCACGCTGTTCGACACCTCCGACGCCTACGGCGCTGGGCGGAACGAGGAGCTCGTCGGCCGCGCTCTCGCCGGGCGCCGGGCGGAGGCCTTCCTTTGCACGAAGTTCGGCAACATCCGGGGCCCCAACGGGGAGCGGGGCGGCGTGAACGGCCGTCCGGAATGGGTCCGCGCCGCCTGCGAGGCGAGCCTCCGGCGCCTCGGCGTCGACGCCGTCGACCTCTACTACCAGCACCGGGTCGACCCGGCCGTGCCCATCGAGGAGACGGTCGGCGCCATGGCGGAGCTCGTCCGGGCCGGCAAGGTCCGCCACCTCGGGCTCTGTGAGGCGGGGGCGGAGACCATCCGGCGCGCCCATGCGACCCATCGGCTCGCGGCCGTCCAGATGGAATACTCGCTCTGGACGCGGGATGCCGAGGCCGGGATCCTGCCCACCCTGCGGGCGCTCGGCATCGCCCTCGTCGCCTACAGCCCGCTCGGCCGCGGCTTCCTGACCGGTGCCTTCCGGAGCCGGGCGGACCTGATCCCGACCGACCGTCGCCATGCCCATCCCCGCTTCCAGGAGGGACATTTCGAGCGCAACCTCGACCTCCTCGGCGTCATCGAGAGCCGGGCGGCCGAGAAGGGCTGCCGGCCGTCCCAGCTCGCGCTGGCCTGGGTCCTGTCGCGTGGCGAGGACGTCGTGCCGATCCCCGGCACCAAGCGCCGCAGCTGGCTGGAGGAGAACGCCGCGGCCCTGTCGATCGAGCTGACCCGCGAGGACGAGCAGCGCCTCGAAGCCGTCTTCACGCCCGGCGCCGCCTCCGGCCCGCGCTACCCCGAGCGGCAGCTCAAGGGATTGGGCATCTGAGGGCCCGAACCTCGGGGCCTCCCCTCTCCCCGCACCCCCGGCCGCAGCGCTGCGAATGGCCGCCCGCGCTGGATCCCGGATCTGCGGCGCGTGCCGCGCCTTGTCCGGGAACGCGGGTGGAGCGGGTTAAGGTCCGACCTTCTCCTGTGTCCCTGAGACTCCGTGAGCCGGGTATCATAGGATCGTGGCGACCGGATCCCGAAAGGTCCGGCCCGCGTTTGGGAGAGACGAGACGCCGAAGGGGGCGTCGCCCCGCTGCGAGGAGGAAAGCCGGCCATGAGACCCGTTGCGCTCGCCCTCCTGCTCGTGGGTAGCCTGCCGGCTGCCGCCGCGCCCTTCGAGGGCACCTGGGCGCCGACCTTCCCGGCCTGCGCCGATCCGGACGCGGCCGTGAAGCTCTATGCCCACCGGATCGAACGGGCCGGCGGGTCCTGCGGGATCGGGCGGCTCCGGACGGAAGGCAACGCCTACGACGCCGTCGCCTGGTGCCGACGGGGGCTCGCCGAGACGCCGGAGCGGCTCCGCTTCGAGGTCCTGAACGGCGACCTGCGGATCACCTACCCGGACCGGGGCGACCGGGAGCGGCTGGTGCGCTGCTGAAGCGGGCCCCGCTCAGACCCCCATCGACGCCCTGAGCCGTTCCAGCCACGTCATGGCGAGCGCGCCGTCGGCGATCGTCGGGGCGGCGGACTGTTCGCCTTTGAGTGCCGCGACCGCGTCGGCCAGGAGGGCGTGGTAGCCCTTGTGGTCCTCGTTGGCGGCGGCGGTGAAGTTCGGCTTCCAGGTCAGGCTGTCGACCGCGTCGTCCAGGGTGGCGGCGGGGTCGTCGGTCTTGAAGGGCGGGTCCCGGTGGAACCGCACCTCGACCACGTCCTCGATCTCCAGGCGCCGGTGGTCGCCCATGATCTCGATCCGCTCGACCGGCGTCCCGCGCGACTGCACGGTTCCCATCACGATCGTCCCGACCGCCCCGCAGGCGAAGTCGACGGCCGCGTGGAAGAGGAGCCGCCCCGGCTTCGCCTCGATCTTGCGGGCCGAGAGGGCGGCGATCGGCGAGACGAGGTGCGCGGCGAGGTCCATGTAGTGCACGCAGTGGTGCAGGAAGAAGCCGGTGTAGTCGACGTTGCCGACGAAATAGCCCGGGGCCGTCATGTAGTGGCCCGTCAGGCCCAGAACGCGGCCGAACCGGCCCGACGCGATGATGTTGTGCGCGATCTTGTTGCCGACCGAGTAGCGCTTCATGAAGCCGACCACGACCGGCCGGCCGGCCGCCTCCGAGGCCGCCTGGAGCTCGCGGGCCCCCGCCGCCGTGGCGGCCGGCGGCTTCTCCATGAAGACGCCGAGCCCGCGGGCGAGCGCCGCCTTGCCGAAGGCGAGGTGCTGGTCGGGGCCGACCGCCATGCCGACCGCGTCGAGGCCCGGCGTGGCGATCAGGTCCGCCGCGTCCGTCGTGGTGCGGGCGACCCCGAACTGGCGGGCGGCGCGGGCGAGCCGCACCCCGTCGATGTCGCAGAGCGCGGCGATCTCCACGTCGTGGCGGAGGAGCTGTGGCAGCAGCATCTGGGTCGCGTGGGTGCCGCAGCCGATCCAGCCGATCTTCAGGGTCATCGCCGATGCCTCGCGAGGGTCAGGTGGGAGCGCAGGAACGCGACGCTGGCGGCGAGCCGGTCGTCCTCGTTTTCGTGCGGCGGGCGCCATTGGGCGAAGGGCACGCCGAAGCGGTCGTCGTTGCGGCGGAACGGCTCGAGCGAGATCGGCCCCGCGTAGCCGACCTCCACCAGCGCCCGGCAGACGGCGACCCAGTCGATCGAGCCCGTGCCGAGGAAGCCGCGGTGGTTCTCGTTGGCCTGGAAATGCACCGTCCGGGCGCCGGCCTCGCGGATCGCCTCCGCGATCGAGGCCTCCTCCATGGCCATGTGGAAGGTGTCGAGCATGATCCCGACCGCCGGATGCGCCACCGCGTCGACGAGCCCGATCGCCTGCCGGGTCGTCGACACGACGTCGGTCTCGAAGCGGTTGAGGGGCTCGACCGCCAGCGTCACCCCGGCCGCCGCCGCATGGTCGCCGGCCTCGCGCAGGCCCGCAAGGCAGCGCTCGAAGCGGGCGAGGCGCTCGGCCTCCTCCACGGGGGCCGGCGGCCGGCCGGCGAAGACGAGCGGGTTGCCGTAGAGCGGGCCGCCCACGATGGCGGCGCCGAGCCCCGCGGCGGCGTCGACCGCGTATTTCAGGTAGTCGATCCCGGCCCGGTGGGCCGAGGGCTCCGCGCTCGAAAGGTTCCGCTGCAGGTTGACCCGGGCGGCGAGCGCCACCGTAAGCCCGGCGTCCGCGATGGCGCGCCGCGCGGCGCCGAGGTCGAGCTCGCCGGGCTCCGGCACGAGCAGCTCGACGAAGTCGAAGCCGAGCCGCTTCATCCGGTCGAACAGGGGGAAGTGCTCGGCCGTGAAGGGCCGGGCGAACTGCATGGAGATGAGGCCGATGGGGTTCACGGGTGCTCGCAAGTTCGGGTCAGCCCTTGACGGCGCCCTGGGTGAGGCCGCCGACCAGGCGGCGCTGGACGAAGAGGAAGAGGACGGTCGCCGGCAGCGCGCCCACGATGCCGCCGGCGGAGAGCAGCCCCCACTCGATCTGGTACTCGCCGATGAGCGTCTGGATCGCGACCGTCATGGTCCGCGTGCTCCGGCCGCCGAGCGTCAGGGCGTAGAGATATTCGTTCCAGGCGGTGATGAAGATGTAGATGCCGGTCGACACGATCCCGGGCGCGAGCAGCGGCAGCACCACGCGCCGGAGCGCCGACAGCTGCGAGCAGCCGTCCGTCATGGCCGCCTCGTCGAGGCTCTTCGGGATGCCGTCCACGTAGCTCGTCAGCATCCAGACCGAGAACGGGATCGCTACCGTGGCGTTGGCGAGGATCAGGGCGAGGTGGGTGTCGAGGAGCCCGGCCTGCCGCATCAGGACGAAGAGCGGCAGGATCAGGAGCACGACCGGGAACATGTTGACGAGCAGGAACTGCAACATCAGCACGCGCCGGCCGGGGAAGCGGAAGCGCGAGATCGCGTAGGCGGCCGGGACGGAGACCGAGAGCCCGACCACCACGGTGCCGAGCGCGACGATCAGGCTGTGCCCCATGTTGGCCGCGAAGGAGGTGCGCGCGAAGAGCCGGACATAGTGCTCGACGGACCAGTCGAGCGGGTTCGCCGCCACCCCGGCCGCCGCGAGCCGGTCGCCGGGCGTCACCGAGGTGAGGAACATCCACGCGAAGGGCCCGAGCGCGACGAGCACGATGGCCGCCACGGGCAGGTCCGTGGTCAGGATGCGCCGCAGGGTGGACGGCCGCCGCCTCATCGCGCCCGCTCCCGCGCGGTCCGGGCGACATAGACGGCGACCACCCCGGCCAGCAGCAGGGTGAAGGTGACCGCGATCGCCGAGCCGTAGCCGAAGTCGAGGTTCTGGCGCGCCTTCACGAAGGCGTAGAGCGGCAGCGTGTAGGTGGCGTAGCCCGGACCGCCCCCGGTCATCACGAAGATGACGTCGATCGAGTTGGCGACCCAGATGATGCGCAGGAGCCCCGCGGTCGCCAGCACCCCGGCGATGCCCGGCAGGGTGATGTGCCGGAACTGCCGCCACGGGCTCGCCCCGTCGATCGCCGCGGCCTCGTAGTGGCTCTTGGGGATCGACTGCAGCCCGGCGAGGATCATGACGGCGAAGAAGGGAAAGCCCTGCCAGGTCAGCGTCGCCACGACGGCGTAGAGGGCGACGTCCGGGTCCGCGAGCCAGGGCACCGCGGCCTTGACGAGCCCGATGCGCAGCAGGAGCTCGTTGGCGATCCCGATCGTCGGGTCATAGATCCAGCGCCACATGAGCGCGATGACCACGCTCGGCAGCGCCCAGGGGACGATCACGAGCGCCCGGGCGAGCCCGCGCCAGGGGAACTCGCGGGCCAGCAGCAGCGCCGCGACGAGCCCGAGACCCATCTGCAGCGGCACCGTCAGGCCGATCCAGAGCGCTGTGTGGCCGAGCGCGATCCAGAAGACCGGATCCCCCCAGAGCTTGACGTAGTTGCCGAGCCCCACGAAGGCCGTCGCATTCGGCTTCCACAGGACGAGGTCGTAGAGGCTCATCGACGCGGCCTGCAGCATCGGCAGGAAGACGATCGCCACCGTGACGATCACGGCCGGGGACAGCATCGCGTAGGGCAGCAGCCGGAGCCGCCGTCGGGGAGCACCGTCCAGGAGGGCGAGGTCGGGGCTGGCGGCCGTCATTTGTCGGAGGCCTTGGGTCCTGGTGAAGCCGGGTCGGGGGACCGGGCCGGTCCCGAAGGTCCGGCCCGGCGGGGAAGGCGGGCACCCCACAGGGGGTGCCCGGAGGCGCTCACTTGTCGTAGAGCGCCTGGATCTCCTTCATCATCTGTTCCGACGTGATCTGCCCGGTCAGCGCGCGCTGCATGGCGGTCGGCCACACCGTATTGACGAAGTCGGCGGTCGCGGGCGTCTGCGGCAGCACCGCCGCGAAGGGCACCGAGGCGACGGTCGCGTCGACGAAGCGCTGCTCGTGCAGCTTCCAGTCCTTGGAACCCGACTTGGTCACGGTGAGCTGCCCCGTCGCCTGGTTGAAGCGCACGTTGTTCTGCCCCTCGGCCAGGAACGAGATC carries:
- a CDS encoding aldo/keto reductase, translating into MRQRRLGIDGPLVSAMGLGCSGMSADYGVPDDVESAATIRRALDLGVTLFDTSDAYGAGRNEELVGRALAGRRAEAFLCTKFGNIRGPNGERGGVNGRPEWVRAACEASLRRLGVDAVDLYYQHRVDPAVPIEETVGAMAELVRAGKVRHLGLCEAGAETIRRAHATHRLAAVQMEYSLWTRDAEAGILPTLRALGIALVAYSPLGRGFLTGAFRSRADLIPTDRRHAHPRFQEGHFERNLDLLGVIESRAAEKGCRPSQLALAWVLSRGEDVVPIPGTKRRSWLEENAAALSIELTREDEQRLEAVFTPGAASGPRYPERQLKGLGI
- a CDS encoding Gfo/Idh/MocA family protein, with translation MTLKIGWIGCGTHATQMLLPQLLRHDVEIAALCDIDGVRLARAARQFGVARTTTDAADLIATPGLDAVGMAVGPDQHLAFGKAALARGLGVFMEKPPAATAAGARELQAASEAAGRPVVVGFMKRYSVGNKIAHNIIASGRFGRVLGLTGHYMTAPGYFVGNVDYTGFFLHHCVHYMDLAAHLVSPIAALSARKIEAKPGRLLFHAAVDFACGAVGTIVMGTVQSRGTPVERIEIMGDHRRLEIEDVVEVRFHRDPPFKTDDPAATLDDAVDSLTWKPNFTAAANEDHKGYHALLADAVAALKGEQSAAPTIADGALAMTWLERLRASMGV
- a CDS encoding sugar phosphate isomerase/epimerase family protein gives rise to the protein MNPIGLISMQFARPFTAEHFPLFDRMKRLGFDFVELLVPEPGELDLGAARRAIADAGLTVALAARVNLQRNLSSAEPSAHRAGIDYLKYAVDAAAGLGAAIVGGPLYGNPLVFAGRPPAPVEEAERLARFERCLAGLREAGDHAAAAGVTLAVEPLNRFETDVVSTTRQAIGLVDAVAHPAVGIMLDTFHMAMEEASIAEAIREAGARTVHFQANENHRGFLGTGSIDWVAVCRALVEVGYAGPISLEPFRRNDDRFGVPFAQWRPPHENEDDRLAASVAFLRSHLTLARHRR
- a CDS encoding carbohydrate ABC transporter permease, producing the protein MRRRPSTLRRILTTDLPVAAIVLVALGPFAWMFLTSVTPGDRLAAAGVAANPLDWSVEHYVRLFARTSFAANMGHSLIVALGTVVVGLSVSVPAAYAISRFRFPGRRVLMLQFLLVNMFPVVLLILPLFVLMRQAGLLDTHLALILANATVAIPFSVWMLTSYVDGIPKSLDEAAMTDGCSQLSALRRVVLPLLAPGIVSTGIYIFITAWNEYLYALTLGGRSTRTMTVAIQTLIGEYQIEWGLLSAGGIVGALPATVLFLFVQRRLVGGLTQGAVKG
- a CDS encoding carbohydrate ABC transporter permease is translated as MTAASPDLALLDGAPRRRLRLLPYAMLSPAVIVTVAIVFLPMLQAASMSLYDLVLWKPNATAFVGLGNYVKLWGDPVFWIALGHTALWIGLTVPLQMGLGLVAALLLAREFPWRGLARALVIVPWALPSVVIALMWRWIYDPTIGIANELLLRIGLVKAAVPWLADPDVALYAVVATLTWQGFPFFAVMILAGLQSIPKSHYEAAAIDGASPWRQFRHITLPGIAGVLATAGLLRIIWVANSIDVIFVMTGGGPGYATYTLPLYAFVKARQNLDFGYGSAIAVTFTLLLAGVVAVYVARTARERAR